In Mauremys reevesii isolate NIE-2019 linkage group 8, ASM1616193v1, whole genome shotgun sequence, a single genomic region encodes these proteins:
- the LOC120370243 gene encoding leukotriene C4 synthase-like has protein sequence MLDQIHLLAAVTVLGVLEQAYFSLQVIYARRAYGISPPKVSGPPDFERVFRAQVNCSEYFPIFLAILWQAGLFFHQGLTAALGLLYLYSRYQYFMGYKESSSGRLAPMYFNAGVLWILIGLAAVGILHFLLSHYVGINVLLFISL, from the exons ATGCTGGATCAGATTCACTTGCTGGCTGCTGTGACGGTCCTGGGAGTCCTGGAGCAAG CTTACTTCTCCCTCCAGGTGATCTATGCCAGACGGGCATATGGGATCTCTCCTCCAAAAGTCTCAGGGCCACCTGATTTTGAGAGGGTCTTTCGAGCACa GGTGAATTGCTCTGAGTATTTCCCCATTTTCTTGGCTATTCTCTGGCAGGCTGGCCTCTTCTTCCATCAAG GTCTGACTGCTGCCTTGGGCCTGCTGTATCTCTACTCCCGTTACCAGTATTTTATGGGATATAAGGAGTCCTCCTCGGGAAG GTTAGCCCCAATGTATTTCAACGCTGGAGTTCTCTGGATTCTTATCGGACTCGCAGCAGTTGGGATCTTGCATTTCTTGCTCTCTCACTATGTGGGGATTAATGTCCTTCTGTTCATTAGCTTGTGA
- the CBY3 gene encoding protein chibby homolog 3, whose product MNTIANIMQELRDYWADHFSRRFLPKRPPLRRINSISTFYLLDYRTRQAELGLDYGPPRAQLSDAKFVFQDGKWQGESGLSHRPPLLRLFSSQDREQSCKVMKKENKALLEENNYLKLQLELLMDMLTETTARLHTVEKKMDIPTWHTKIKKPNKVLMLKS is encoded by the coding sequence ATGAATACCATCGCTAACATAATGCAGGAGCTGCGTGACTATTGGGCAGACCATTTCTCACGCAGATTTCTACCTAAGAGGCCTCCCCTTCGCCGAATCAACTCAATTTCCACTTTCTACCTCCTGGACTACAGAACCCGGCAGGCTGAACTGGGTTTGGATTACGGCCCTCCGCGGGCTCAGCTGAGCGATGCCAAGTTTGTCTTCCAGGATGGCAAATGGCAAGGTGAGAGTGGCCTCTCTCATCGGCCGCCACTGCTGCGGTTATTCTCCTCCCAGGACCGGGAGCAGTCCTGTAAGGTAATGAAGAAGGAGAACAAGGCTCTCCTGGAGGAGAACAATTACCTGAAGCTGCAGCTCGAGCTGCTGATGGACATGCTGACAGAAACCACGGCCCGACTGCACACGGTGGAGAAAAAGATGGACATCCCCACATGGCACACCAAGATCAAGAAGCCAAATAAGGTGTTGATGCTTAAGTCCTAG